Proteins from a single region of Labedella gwakjiensis:
- the greA gene encoding transcription elongation factor GreA translates to MVDSTNVSFLTQDAYDRLVAELEHLSTTGREEITKRIEIAREEGDLKENGGYHAAKDEQGKQEARIRTLQNILKEAKVGEAPTSNGVVVPGTVITADVAGGEEVFLLGSREIASGSELDVYSEQSPLGLAIQGLKVGESTSYTAPNGKEISVSIKAVETYNGQ, encoded by the coding sequence ATGGTTGATTCGACGAATGTGTCCTTCCTCACCCAGGATGCCTACGACCGTCTCGTGGCCGAACTCGAACACCTGTCGACGACGGGCCGCGAGGAGATCACGAAGCGCATCGAGATCGCTCGCGAGGAGGGCGACCTCAAGGAGAACGGCGGTTACCACGCCGCGAAGGACGAGCAGGGCAAGCAGGAAGCCCGCATCCGCACGCTCCAGAACATCCTGAAGGAGGCGAAGGTCGGCGAGGCTCCGACGTCCAACGGCGTCGTCGTCCCGGGAACCGTCATCACCGCCGATGTCGCCGGTGGCGAAGAGGTCTTCCTCCTCGGCAGCCGCGAGATCGCGAGCGGTTCCGAGCTTGACGTCTACAGCGAGCAGAGCCCGCTCGGACTCGCGATCCAGGGTCTCAAGGTGGGCGAATCGACGTCGTACACCGCACCGAACGGCAAAGAGATCAGCGTCTCCATCAAGGCCGTCGAGACCTACAACGGCCAGTAG
- the ilvA gene encoding threonine ammonia-lyase, which produces MTDLSSRAHADVASEPAASSVPSLAEFERALETVSVVVQPTPIESSRFLSDVLGAPVHLKCENLQRTGSYKIRGAYNRLSQLTEEEKRRGVVAASAGNHAQGVAFAARELGITATIFMPVGVPLPKLQATRDYGARVILRGHTVSEPLEAAARFAEETGAILIPPFDHHDVIVGQGTLGLEIYRDRPDVETVIVPIGGGGLISGVAAAMKQRAALDGRTIRVIGVQASNAAAYPPSLAAGHPVDVPIQPTIADGIAVSRPGTRNFAIIDELVDEVVTVSDDETAKALVVLLERAKLVVEPAGAVAVAAILEGRVTSSGPTVAILSGGNIDPLLMQRVVSHGLAASARYLTIRVPLPDRPGQLARIAELVASANANVVEVLHTRQGPGMQINDVVLEFSVETRGPEHRELVVETLRGAGYEPEVID; this is translated from the coding sequence GTGACTGATCTCTCGTCTCGTGCTCACGCCGACGTCGCATCGGAACCAGCCGCCTCGTCCGTGCCGTCTCTCGCCGAGTTCGAACGGGCCCTCGAGACCGTGTCGGTCGTGGTCCAGCCCACACCGATCGAGAGCTCGCGCTTCCTCAGCGATGTCCTCGGCGCACCCGTGCACCTGAAGTGCGAGAACCTGCAGCGGACGGGCTCGTACAAGATCCGCGGAGCGTACAACAGGCTCTCCCAGCTGACCGAGGAGGAGAAGCGCAGGGGAGTGGTGGCGGCGTCGGCCGGCAACCATGCTCAGGGTGTCGCATTCGCCGCGCGCGAGCTCGGTATCACGGCGACGATCTTCATGCCCGTCGGCGTCCCGCTTCCGAAGCTGCAGGCGACGCGCGACTACGGCGCGCGGGTCATCCTCCGTGGGCACACCGTGAGCGAGCCGCTCGAGGCCGCCGCCCGGTTCGCCGAGGAGACAGGGGCGATCCTCATCCCCCCGTTCGACCACCACGACGTCATCGTGGGTCAGGGCACGCTCGGCCTCGAGATCTACCGCGACCGGCCCGATGTGGAGACCGTCATCGTGCCGATCGGCGGCGGCGGGCTCATCTCGGGTGTCGCGGCTGCGATGAAGCAGCGCGCGGCGCTCGACGGCCGGACCATCCGCGTGATCGGCGTGCAGGCCTCCAATGCGGCGGCCTACCCGCCGTCCCTCGCGGCGGGCCACCCCGTAGACGTGCCCATCCAGCCGACCATCGCGGACGGCATCGCCGTGAGCAGGCCGGGCACCCGGAACTTCGCGATCATCGACGAGCTCGTCGACGAGGTCGTGACCGTGTCGGACGACGAGACGGCGAAGGCGCTCGTCGTTCTGCTCGAGCGGGCGAAACTGGTCGTGGAGCCCGCCGGCGCCGTCGCCGTCGCGGCCATCCTCGAGGGCCGCGTGACGAGCTCGGGGCCGACGGTCGCGATCCTGTCCGGCGGGAACATCGATCCGCTCCTCATGCAGCGCGTCGTGAGTCACGGCCTCGCAGCGTCGGCTCGGTATCTCACCATCCGCGTGCCGCTTCCCGACCGTCCCGGACAGCTCGCTCGCATCGCCGAACTCGTCGCGAGCGCGAACGCCAACGTCGTCGAGGTGCTCCACACCCGCCAGGGGCCCGGCATGCAGATCAACGACGTCGTCCTCGAGTTCAGCGTGGAGACCCGCGGCCCCGAGCACCGGGAGCTCGTCGTCGAGACTCTTCGCGGTGCGGGCTACGAGCCTGAGGTCATCGACTGA